The proteins below are encoded in one region of Planctopirus limnophila DSM 3776:
- the prmC gene encoding peptide chain release factor N(5)-glutamine methyltransferase, whose product MTADSQASANSGQWTIRKVLEWTTAHLKKHGSATPRLDAEVLLAHARQCHRIQLYTHYDEELTEEVRASMRDLVQRRARQEPVAYLVGEREFFSLSFSVNADVLIPRPDSETLIVEAISCLKPTPADDTASVASRSWRIVDLCTGSGCLAITLARQLPTAQLIATDLSDKALAVARQNLARHSLADRVELRQGSLLEPLENEPPFDLIVSNPPYIPTADIESLEEDVRRHEPRLALDGGADGMDLLRPLIAEGAKHLLPGGWMLLEFTSEQAPALMNYAQAQPDWSLVQVVKDLSQLPRVLKLQKRS is encoded by the coding sequence GTGACTGCAGATTCTCAGGCTTCCGCAAACTCCGGCCAATGGACCATCCGCAAGGTTCTGGAATGGACGACGGCTCATCTGAAAAAGCATGGCTCAGCCACTCCGCGCCTGGATGCCGAAGTTCTTCTGGCACATGCCCGTCAGTGTCATCGCATTCAGCTTTACACTCACTATGATGAAGAACTCACGGAAGAAGTTCGCGCCAGCATGCGCGACCTCGTCCAAAGGCGAGCCAGGCAAGAGCCTGTCGCTTATCTGGTGGGTGAACGCGAATTCTTCAGTCTCTCTTTTTCTGTGAATGCCGATGTCCTCATTCCACGACCTGATTCAGAAACACTGATCGTCGAAGCGATTTCCTGCCTCAAACCCACACCCGCAGATGACACCGCTTCTGTCGCATCTCGCTCTTGGCGGATTGTCGATCTGTGTACAGGTTCAGGATGCCTGGCCATTACTCTGGCCCGGCAGCTTCCCACAGCCCAACTGATTGCGACGGATCTATCCGATAAAGCTCTGGCGGTGGCGAGGCAAAATCTCGCACGTCATTCATTGGCCGACCGCGTGGAATTGCGGCAAGGCTCGCTACTGGAACCACTGGAGAACGAACCACCCTTTGACCTGATTGTTTCGAATCCCCCTTACATTCCCACTGCGGATATCGAATCACTCGAGGAAGATGTTCGCCGGCATGAGCCAAGGCTGGCACTGGACGGAGGGGCCGATGGCATGGATCTGCTGCGACCTCTCATTGCTGAAGGAGCGAAACATTTGCTTCCCGGGGGATGGATGCTTCTCGAATTCACTTCCGAGCAGGCACCAGCCCTGATGAAT